A part of Escherichia marmotae genomic DNA contains:
- the yejF gene encoding microcin C ABC transporter ATP-binding protein YejF — protein sequence MTQTLLAIENLSVGFRHQQTVRTVVNDVSLRIEAGETLALVGESGSGKSVTALSILRLLPSPPVEYLSGDIRFHGESLLHASEQTLRGVRGNKIAMIFQEPMVSLNPLHTLEKQLYEVLSLHRGMRREAARGEILNCLDRVGIRQAAKRLTDYPHQLSGGERQRVMIAMALLTRPELLIADEPTTALDVSVQAQILQLLRELQHELNMGMLFITHNLSIVRKLAHRVAVMQNGRCVEENRATALFVSPVHPYTQKLLNSEPSGNPVPLPEPASTLLDVEQLQVAFPIRKGLLKRVVDHNVVVKSVSFTLRAGETLGLVGESGSGKSTTGLALLRLIDSQGSIVFDGQPLQNLTRRQLLTIRHRIQVVFQDPNSSLNPRLNVLQIIEEGLRVHQPTLSATQREEQVKAVMQEVGLDPETRHRYPAEFSGGQRQRIAIARALILKPSLIILDEPTSSLDKTVQAQILALLKSLQQKHQLAYLFISHDLHVVRALCHQVIVLRQGEVVEQGPCARVFAAPQQEYTRQLLALS from the coding sequence ATGACGCAAACTCTGTTAGCGATTGAAAATTTGTCGGTGGGTTTTCGCCATCAGCAAACCGTTCGCACCGTAGTGAATGATGTTTCGCTACGCATTGAAGCTGGCGAAACGCTGGCGCTGGTGGGTGAGTCTGGCTCCGGCAAGAGCGTTACTGCGCTGTCGATTTTACGTCTTCTCCCTTCCCCGCCTGTTGAATATCTCTCTGGCGATATTCGTTTTCATGGCGAATCGCTGCTTCATGCCAGCGAGCAAACGTTGCGTGGTGTGCGGGGAAATAAGATTGCCATGATTTTCCAGGAGCCGATGGTATCGTTAAACCCATTGCATACTCTGGAAAAACAGCTTTATGAAGTGCTTTCACTGCATCGCGGGATGCGTCGGGAAGCGGCGCGTGGTGAAATCCTTAATTGCCTCGATCGCGTCGGTATCCGCCAGGCAGCAAAACGGCTGACAGACTACCCGCATCAGCTCTCCGGCGGCGAACGTCAGCGGGTGATGATTGCAATGGCGCTACTCACTCGACCGGAATTATTGATTGCTGATGAACCGACTACCGCGCTGGACGTCTCTGTCCAGGCGCAGATTTTGCAATTATTACGCGAACTGCAACATGAACTGAATATGGGCATGTTATTTATTACTCATAACCTCAGCATTGTCAGAAAACTGGCCCACCGCGTGGCAGTGATGCAAAACGGTCGCTGTGTGGAGGAAAATCGCGCCACTGCGCTCTTTGTCTCCCCCGTTCATCCTTACACGCAAAAACTACTCAACAGCGAACCGTCAGGCAATCCAGTGCCGTTGCCAGAGCCAGCCTCAACGTTGCTTGATGTTGAACAGCTTCAGGTCGCTTTCCCCATTCGTAAGGGACTCCTGAAACGCGTCGTCGATCATAACGTGGTGGTGAAAAGCGTCAGTTTTACGCTTCGGGCGGGTGAAACGCTGGGTTTAGTGGGCGAGTCCGGCTCCGGCAAAAGCACCACGGGACTGGCGTTGCTACGATTAATTGACTCTCAGGGCAGCATCGTTTTTGACGGTCAGCCATTGCAAAATCTAACTCGTCGCCAGCTATTGACCATTCGCCATCGCATTCAGGTGGTATTTCAGGATCCAAACTCCTCACTCAACCCACGACTCAACGTGTTGCAGATTATTGAGGAGGGGTTACGTGTGCATCAACCCACCCTTTCAGCCACGCAACGCGAAGAGCAAGTGAAAGCCGTAATGCAGGAAGTGGGGTTAGATCCTGAAACGCGCCACCGTTATCCGGCGGAGTTCTCGGGAGGTCAACGACAACGTATTGCGATTGCCCGAGCATTGATTCTGAAACCTTCGCTGATCATTCTTGATGAACCAACATCATCGCTCGACAAAACGGTACAGGCGCAAATATTGGCGCTATTGAAATCATTGCAACAAAAGCACCAACTAGCCTATTTGTTTATCAGCCATGATTTGCATGTTGTTCGCGCATTATGTCATCAGGTTATCGTGCTGCGACAGGGAGAAGTAGTGGAACAAGGACCGTGCGCGCGCGTGTTTGCCGCACCGCAACAGGAGTATACGCGTCAGCTACTGGCGTTGAGCTGA
- the rsuA gene encoding 16S rRNA pseudouridine(516) synthase RsuA has translation MRLDKFIAQQLGVSRAIAGREIRGTRVTVDGEIVRNAAFKLLPEHSVAYDGNPLVQQHGPRYFMLNKPQGYVCSTDDPDHPTVLYFLDEPVAWKLHAAGRLDIDTTGLVLMTDDGQWSHRITSPRHHCEKTYLVTLESPVADDTAEQFAKGVQLHNEKDLTKPAVLEVITPTQVRLTISEGRYHQVKRMFAAVGNHVVELHRERIGGITLDADLAPGEYRPLTEEEIASVV, from the coding sequence ATGCGACTTGATAAATTTATCGCACAGCAACTCGGCGTTAGCCGTGCTATTGCCGGGCGTGAAATCCGCGGCACTCGTGTCACCGTCGATGGCGAAATCGTCCGCAATGCAGCGTTTAAACTGCTTCCTGAACACAGTGTGGCTTACGATGGTAACCCGTTGGTACAGCAACATGGCCCACGTTACTTCATGCTCAATAAGCCTCAGGGCTATGTTTGTTCCACGGATGACCCGGATCACCCAACGGTGCTCTATTTTCTTGATGAACCTGTAGCATGGAAACTGCATGCGGCAGGGCGGCTGGATATCGATACTACCGGTCTGGTGCTGATGACCGACGATGGTCAGTGGTCGCACCGCATTACTTCTCCACGTCATCATTGCGAGAAAACGTACCTGGTGACGCTGGAATCACCCGTAGCGGACGACACGGCAGAGCAATTTGCTAAAGGTGTACAACTGCATAACGAAAAAGATCTCACTAAGCCTGCGGTGCTGGAAGTGATTACCCCAACGCAGGTTCGTTTGACCATTAGTGAAGGGCGTTATCATCAGGTGAAACGTATGTTTGCCGCTGTGGGTAACCACGTGGTTGAACTGCACCGTGAACGTATTGGCGGCATTACGCTGGATGCAGATTTAGCACCCGGTGAATATCGTCCGTTAACTGAAGAAGAAATTGCCAGCGTCGTTTAA
- a CDS encoding DEAD/DEAH box helicase: MIFTLRPYQQEAVDATLNHFRRHKTPAVIVLPTGAGKSLVIAELARLARGRVLVLAHVKELVAQNHAKYQALGLEADIFAAGLKRKESHGKVVFGSVQSVARNLDAFQSEFSLLIVDECHRIGDDEESQYQQILTHLTKVNPHLRLLGLTATPFRLGKGWIYQFHYHGMVRGDEKALFRDCIYELPLRYMIKHGYLTPPERLDMPVVQYDFSRLQAQSNGLFSEADLNRELKKQQRITPHIISQIMEFAATRKGVMIFAATVEHAKEIVGLLPAEDAALITGDTPGAERDVLIEDFKAQRFRYLVNVAVLTTGFDAPHVDLIAILRPTESVSLYQQIVGRGLRLAPGKTDCLILDYAGNPHDLYAPEVGTPKGKSDNVPVQVFCPACGFANTFWGKTTADGTLIEHFGRRCQGWFEDDDGHREQCDFRFRFKNCPQCNAENDIAARRCRECDTILVDPDDMLKAALRLKDALVLRCSGMSLQHGHDEKGEWLKITYYDEDGADVSERFRLQTPAQRTAFEQLFIRPHTRTPGIPLRWITAADILAQQALLRHPDFVVARMKGQYWQVREKVFDYEGRFRRAHELRG; encoded by the coding sequence ATGATTTTTACACTCCGTCCATATCAGCAAGAAGCCGTGGATGCCACGCTCAACCATTTTCGTCGTCATAAAACTCCTGCCGTTATCGTACTCCCTACCGGTGCGGGTAAAAGTCTGGTGATAGCGGAACTGGCACGGCTGGCGCGTGGTCGCGTGCTGGTGCTGGCACACGTCAAAGAACTGGTAGCGCAAAACCATGCAAAATATCAGGCGCTGGGGCTGGAAGCGGATATTTTTGCTGCCGGACTAAAGCGCAAAGAGAGCCACGGTAAAGTAGTATTTGGCAGCGTACAGTCGGTCGCCCGCAATCTCGACGCCTTTCAGAGTGAATTTTCACTGTTGATTGTCGATGAATGCCATCGTATTGGCGACGACGAAGAGAGCCAGTATCAGCAAATCCTTACTCACCTGACAAAAGTGAATCCCCACTTACGCCTGCTGGGGCTGACTGCCACGCCCTTTCGGCTGGGGAAAGGCTGGATCTATCAGTTTCATTATCACGGCATGGTACGCGGCGACGAGAAAGCCCTTTTCCGGGACTGCATTTATGAGTTACCGCTGCGCTATATGATTAAACACGGTTATCTGACACCACCGGAACGGCTGGATATGCCGGTAGTGCAATATGATTTCAGCCGCTTACAGGCACAGAGCAACGGGCTGTTCAGCGAAGCTGATCTCAACCGCGAGCTGAAAAAACAGCAACGCATTACGCCACACATTATTAGCCAGATTATGGAGTTCGCCGCAACGCGCAAAGGGGTGATGATTTTCGCCGCGACGGTCGAACACGCAAAAGAGATCGTTGGTCTACTGCCCGCCGAAGATGCCGCGCTTATTACCGGCGACACGCCCGGCGCTGAACGTGATGTATTAATTGAAGATTTTAAAGCCCAGCGTTTTCGCTACCTGGTCAACGTTGCGGTACTGACCACCGGATTTGACGCGCCACATGTCGATCTTATCGCCATTCTGCGCCCTACCGAATCGGTAAGTCTTTACCAACAAATTGTCGGGCGTGGTCTGCGTCTGGCTCCGGGTAAGACAGATTGCTTAATTCTTGATTATGCAGGTAACCCTCACGATCTCTACGCCCCGGAAGTAGGTACGCCGAAAGGCAAAAGTGACAACGTCCCGGTGCAGGTTTTCTGCCCTGCCTGCGGCTTTGCCAACACGTTTTGGGGCAAAACAACCGCCGACGGCACATTGATTGAACACTTTGGTCGCCGTTGTCAGGGATGGTTCGAAGATGACGACGGGCATCGCGAACAGTGTGATTTTCGCTTCCGCTTTAAAAACTGCCCCCAGTGCAATGCAGAAAATGACATTGCCGCGCGCCGCTGCCGCGAGTGCGACACCATTCTGGTTGATCCGGATGATATGTTAAAAGCGGCGCTACGGTTGAAAGATGCTCTGGTGCTACGCTGTAGCGGCATGTCTTTACAGCATGGGCACGATGAAAAAGGCGAATGGCTGAAAATCACCTATTACGATGAAGATGGTGCTGATGTGAGTGAGCGCTTCCGTCTGCAAACACCCGCCCAGCGAACCGCCTTCGAGCAGCTTTTTATCCGCCCGCATACGCGCACACCGGGCATCCCTCTGCGCTGGATAACCGCCGCCGATATCCTCGCCCAGCAAGCGTTGCTGCGCCACCCGGATTTTGTCGTTGCACGAATGAAAGGCCAGTACTGGCAGGTTCGTGAAAAAGTGTTCGATTACGAAGGCCGTTTTCGTCGGGCGCACGAATTACGCGGTTAA
- a CDS encoding ABC transporter permease: MPQLSPVNQARWARFRHNRRGYWSLWIFLFLFSLSLCSELIANDKPLLVRYDGSWYFPLLKNYSESDFGGPLASQADYQDPWLKQRLEDKGWVLWAPIRFGATSINFATDKPFPSPPSPQNWLGTDANGGDVLARILYGTRISVLFGLMLTLCSSVMGVLAGALQGYYGGKVDLWGQRFIEVWSGMPTLFLIILLSSVVQPNFWWLLAITVLFGWMSLVGVVRAEFLRTRNFDYIRAAQALGVNDRSIILRHMLPNAMVATLTFLPFILCSSITTLTSLDFLGFGLPLGSPSLGELLLQGKNNLQAPWLGITAFLSVAILLSLLIFIGEAVRDAFDPNKAV, encoded by the coding sequence CGCGTTTTCGTCATAATCGTCGCGGCTACTGGTCGTTATGGATTTTCCTCTTCTTATTCAGTTTGAGTTTGTGTTCTGAACTGATCGCCAACGATAAACCGTTGCTGGTACGTTATGACGGTAGCTGGTATTTCCCGTTGCTGAAAAACTACAGTGAAAGTGATTTTGGCGGCCCGCTGGCAAGCCAGGCGGATTATCAGGATCCGTGGCTAAAACAACGACTGGAGGATAAAGGCTGGGTACTGTGGGCACCGATTCGCTTTGGTGCTACCAGTATCAATTTTGCGACCGATAAGCCCTTCCCCTCCCCACCCTCACCGCAAAACTGGCTGGGGACGGATGCCAACGGCGGCGATGTGCTGGCGCGTATTCTGTATGGCACACGGATCTCGGTTCTGTTTGGTCTGATGCTGACACTCTGTTCCAGTGTGATGGGCGTGCTGGCGGGGGCGCTGCAAGGTTATTACGGCGGAAAAGTGGATCTCTGGGGGCAGCGCTTCATTGAAGTGTGGTCGGGGATGCCGACGCTGTTTCTGATAATTCTGCTTTCCAGTGTCGTTCAACCTAACTTCTGGTGGCTGCTGGCGATTACCGTCTTGTTTGGCTGGATGAGTCTGGTGGGCGTAGTGCGTGCGGAATTTTTGCGTACCCGTAATTTCGACTACATCCGCGCAGCGCAGGCGCTTGGCGTCAACGATCGCAGTATTATCCTGCGTCATATGTTGCCAAATGCAATGGTCGCTACCCTCACCTTTTTACCGTTTATTTTATGTAGCTCGATCACCACCCTGACCTCGCTCGATTTCCTCGGCTTCGGCTTGCCACTCGGTTCACCATCGCTCGGAGAACTGCTGTTACAAGGGAAAAATAACCTTCAGGCACCGTGGCTTGGGATCACCGCCTTCTTGTCGGTGGCGATATTATTGTCATTGCTGATCTTTATTGGTGAAGCAGTCCGCGACGCATTTGATCCTAATAAGGCAGTGTAG
- the bcr gene encoding multidrug efflux MFS transporter Bcr: protein MTTRQHSSFAIVFILGLLAMLMPLSIDMYLPALPVISAQFGVPAGSTQMTLSTYILGFALGQLIYGPMADSFGRKPVVLGGTLVFAAAAVAAASVVINALMRDIYPKEEFSRMMSFVMLVTTIAPLMAPIVGGWVLVWLSWHYIFWILAVAAILASAMIFFLIKETLPPERRQPFHIRTTIGNFAALFRHKRVLSYMLASGFSFAGMFSFLSAGPFVYIEINHVAPENFGYYFALNIVFLFVMTIFNSRFVRRIGALNMFRSGLWIQFIMAAWMVISALLGLGFWSLVVGVAAFVGCVSMVSSNAMAVILDEFPHMAGTASSLAGTFRFGIGAIVGALLSLATFNSAWPMIWSIAFCATSSILFCLYASRPKKR, encoded by the coding sequence GTGACCACCCGACAGCATTCGTCGTTTGCTATTGTCTTTATCCTTGGCCTGCTGGCCATGTTGATGCCGCTGTCGATTGATATGTATCTGCCTGCGCTGCCGGTGATTTCTGCCCAGTTTGGTGTGCCTGCGGGCAGTACGCAGATGACTCTGAGTACTTATATTCTGGGGTTTGCGTTGGGGCAGTTAATCTACGGGCCGATGGCGGATAGCTTCGGGCGCAAGCCGGTTGTCCTCGGTGGTACATTGGTGTTTGCGGCGGCGGCGGTGGCAGCGGCCAGCGTGGTTATCAATGCCCTGATGCGCGATATTTACCCGAAAGAAGAGTTCTCGCGGATGATGTCGTTCGTTATGCTGGTGACCACCATCGCGCCGCTGATGGCACCGATTGTTGGCGGCTGGGTGCTGGTGTGGTTGAGCTGGCATTATATTTTCTGGATCCTCGCTGTAGCGGCGATTCTGGCTTCGGCAATGATCTTCTTCCTGATCAAAGAAACCTTGCCGCCGGAGCGTCGCCAGCCGTTTCACATCCGTACCACCATTGGTAACTTTGCCGCGTTGTTCCGCCATAAGCGTGTCCTGAGTTATATGTTGGCCAGCGGTTTTAGCTTTGCCGGGATGTTCTCGTTCTTAAGCGCCGGACCGTTTGTCTACATTGAAATTAACCATGTCGCACCGGAAAACTTCGGTTATTACTTTGCGTTAAACATTGTTTTCCTGTTTGTGATGACCATTTTTAACAGTCGCTTTGTTCGCCGCATTGGCGCGCTGAATATGTTCCGCTCGGGGCTGTGGATTCAATTTATTATGGCGGCGTGGATGGTCATCAGCGCATTACTGGGGCTAGGATTCTGGTCGCTGGTAGTGGGTGTGGCGGCGTTTGTTGGCTGCGTATCGATGGTGTCTTCTAACGCGATGGCGGTAATTCTGGATGAGTTCCCTCATATGGCGGGAACCGCGTCGTCGCTTGCAGGAACTTTTCGTTTTGGCATTGGCGCAATTGTTGGCGCGCTGCTTTCGCTGGCGACCTTTAATTCCGCATGGCCGATGATTTGGTCAATCGCATTCTGTGCAACCAGTTCAATTCTCTTCTGTTTGTACGCCAGCAGACCCAAAAAACGGTGA
- a CDS encoding YejG family protein, which translates to MTSLQLSIVHRLPQNYRWSAGFAGSKVEPIPQNGPCGDNSLVALKLLSPDGDNAWSVMYKLSQALSDIEVPCSVLECEGEPCLFVNRQDEFAATCRLKNFGVAIAEPFSNYNPF; encoded by the coding sequence GTGACTTCATTACAACTCTCAATCGTCCATCGACTGCCGCAGAACTATCGTTGGTCTGCTGGTTTCGCAGGTTCAAAAGTTGAACCGATTCCGCAAAATGGACCGTGCGGTGACAACAGCCTGGTGGCGCTTAAATTGCTTAGCCCGGATGGCGATAACGCATGGTCGGTGATGTACAAACTCAGCCAGGCATTAAGCGATATTGAAGTTCCGTGCTCGGTACTGGAGTGTGAAGGTGAGCCATGTCTGTTTGTTAATCGGCAGGATGAGTTCGCCGCCACCTGTCGACTGAAAAATTTTGGTGTGGCAATTGCCGAACCTTTCTCAAACTACAATCCTTTTTAA